The Deltaproteobacteria bacterium genome window below encodes:
- a CDS encoding phosphatase PAP2 family protein: protein MDYIAGLDIRLFWLINTAWTSPALDPVMAYATEKLNFIGMMIVGSALVWILGRRRDFKGLVLLPAAVLIGELASGALKLAFMRPRPCRALENVRLLVDCPASYSLPSGHATAAFAAMAFLSARHRRFWPLFMIFAAFVAYTRPYVGAHYPTDIAAGALLGTFIALIAVKAEKRFFGGTAPVDKGGGEKR, encoded by the coding sequence ATGGACTACATAGCGGGACTCGATATCCGCCTCTTCTGGCTCATAAACACCGCCTGGACCTCCCCGGCCCTCGACCCGGTCATGGCATACGCGACCGAGAAGTTGAACTTCATCGGTATGATGATAGTGGGCTCTGCGCTCGTCTGGATTCTGGGAAGGAGGCGGGATTTCAAAGGGCTCGTGCTTCTCCCCGCGGCCGTCCTCATTGGCGAGCTGGCCTCAGGCGCCCTGAAGCTCGCCTTCATGAGGCCCAGGCCCTGCCGCGCGCTCGAAAACGTGAGGCTTCTTGTCGACTGCCCCGCCTCTTATTCGCTTCCTTCCGGGCACGCGACGGCGGCATTCGCGGCAATGGCCTTTCTCTCTGCCAGGCACAGGAGGTTCTGGCCTCTCTTTATGATCTTTGCCGCCTTTGTAGCGTACACGCGGCCCTATGTGGGCGCGCATTACCCGACTGATATAGCGGCGGGCGCGCTACTCGGGACCTTCATAGCGCTCATAGCCGTAAAGGCGGAGAAGAGGTTTTTTGGAGGCACGGCCCCCGTTGACAAAGGCGGGGGCGAAAAGCGGTAG
- a CDS encoding glycosyltransferase family 9 protein — protein sequence MKVLIIKLSSIGDVVHTLPALDALKKGFRAKGVKARIDWLVEEAASGILKGHPLIDEVITVRRGWARNIRENLQTARRLRERRYDLALDFQGLLKSGAWVWLTAAKRRVGFSNSRELSHVFLNEKLPAYDPERHAVDRYLDLARHVVGVGGPVDAPAFTIGLGDEERSIREKLDRKGVKGPFFVMVTRARWATKLWNDEKFVELARRIAGEKGLRPVLIGGPSDASDLSSMAGAIGKGAVSLAGETDLKELTALMKLSRFAVTVDSGPMHIAAAAGARIIALFGPTAPWRTGPYGDGHIVIRKSIDCSPCFKRECRDAKCMNLISVDEVLQAVNSLK from the coding sequence ATGAAGGTCCTCATAATAAAGCTATCGTCCATCGGGGATGTCGTGCACACGCTCCCGGCCCTTGACGCCCTCAAGAAGGGCTTCAGGGCAAAGGGCGTGAAGGCCAGGATAGACTGGCTCGTCGAGGAGGCCGCAAGCGGCATCCTGAAGGGGCACCCGCTTATAGACGAGGTTATAACCGTAAGGCGCGGCTGGGCTCGGAACATAAGGGAGAACCTCCAGACCGCGAGGCGCTTGAGGGAGCGGCGCTATGACCTTGCGCTCGATTTCCAGGGGTTACTTAAAAGCGGCGCATGGGTCTGGCTTACGGCCGCGAAAAGGAGAGTAGGCTTCTCCAATTCACGGGAGTTGAGCCATGTTTTCCTGAATGAAAAGCTCCCGGCCTACGACCCCGAAAGGCACGCGGTAGACAGGTACCTGGACCTCGCAAGGCATGTCGTTGGGGTGGGGGGCCCTGTGGACGCGCCGGCCTTTACCATTGGCCTAGGAGATGAGGAGAGGTCGATAAGAGAGAAGCTTGACAGAAAAGGGGTGAAGGGCCCTTTTTTCGTGATGGTGACCAGGGCGAGGTGGGCTACCAAGCTCTGGAACGACGAGAAATTCGTGGAGCTTGCCCGAAGGATAGCGGGGGAGAAGGGGCTCCGGCCCGTGCTCATAGGCGGCCCTTCGGACGCATCTGATCTTTCATCAATGGCCGGGGCCATAGGGAAGGGCGCGGTAAGCCTTGCGGGCGAGACGGACTTGAAGGAGCTTACGGCCCTTATGAAGCTATCCAGGTTCGCCGTGACCGTTGATTCCGGCCCCATGCACATAGCCGCAGCCGCAGGTGCGCGCATAATCGCCCTCTTCGGGCCGACCGCGCCCTGGAGGACCGGGCCGTACGGAGACGGGCACATCGTAATAAGGAAAAGCATCGATTGCAGCCCCTGTTTCAAAAGGGAGTGCAGGGATGCTAAATGCATGAATCTGATATCGGTCGACGAGGTCCTGCAGGCCGTAAACTCTTTGAAGTAA
- a CDS encoding HAD family hydrolase, with product MKKQAGTVFLDRDGTINEDVGYLSDPDGIILIEGATKAIRLLNERDLKIIVLSNQSGVGRGYYTDAQVDAVNRRLKDLLGKEGARIDGVYYCNHHPDVDCQCRKPLPGLVELAALEHEIDSKKAYMVGDKASDVGLARNIGAKGILVLTGKGASELEGMVEAPDFIARDILEAAAWILADLERPAL from the coding sequence ATGAAGAAGCAGGCGGGGACCGTTTTTCTCGATAGGGACGGGACCATAAACGAGGACGTAGGCTATCTTTCGGACCCGGACGGCATCATCCTCATCGAGGGCGCGACAAAGGCCATAAGGCTCCTTAACGAGCGCGATCTCAAGATAATAGTCCTGAGCAACCAGTCAGGTGTGGGGAGGGGCTATTATACGGATGCCCAGGTGGATGCCGTGAACCGGAGGCTCAAGGATCTCCTCGGCAAGGAAGGCGCGAGGATTGACGGGGTATACTACTGCAACCACCACCCCGATGTAGACTGTCAGTGCAGGAAGCCTTTGCCCGGTCTTGTGGAGCTCGCGGCGCTTGAGCACGAGATAGATTCGAAAAAGGCATACATGGTCGGGGACAAGGCATCTGATGTCGGGCTTGCCCGGAACATAGGCGCAAAAGGCATACTCGTCCTTACGGGCAAGGGCGCGAGCGAGCTCGAGGGCATGGTGGAAGCCCCTGACTTCATAGCCAGGGACATACTCGAGGCAGCGGCCTGGATACTCGCCGACCTTGAACGGCCTGCCTTATGA
- the waaF gene encoding lipopolysaccharide heptosyltransferase II: MRKENGKKVLVRVPNWIGDAVMCLPALEALKRLFPSSTITVLARPKVIPVFENNPAVSEILEFGSKKGGILEKLSISSELKGRGFDTAVLFQNAFEAAFLSFLSRIPERVGYARDLRSAFLTRAVPVDREIKKRHHVFYYLNLVEALGGPMEDEKEAPVPKLYISEEEAGWASEFLEKKGLPGRPLFGAAPGASYGPAKMWPPERFSSVLKELTEARKGAALVFGGPDDKEACGALKRAYPHALDLSGALNLRQSMALMSLLDAFITNDSGPMHISAALGVPTVAIFGSTDSVLTGPVGEKTAVVGKKMECSPCFKRECKYGHYECLRAIEAGEVLKAAKGLLA, from the coding sequence ATGCGCAAGGAAAACGGAAAAAAGGTCCTCGTAAGGGTGCCGAACTGGATAGGCGACGCGGTCATGTGCCTTCCGGCCCTGGAGGCATTGAAGCGCCTCTTCCCTTCTTCAACTATAACCGTACTCGCCAGACCCAAGGTCATCCCGGTATTCGAGAATAACCCGGCTGTTTCGGAAATATTGGAGTTCGGCTCGAAAAAAGGCGGCATACTTGAAAAACTAAGCATCTCCTCTGAGCTGAAGGGCAGGGGGTTTGATACGGCTGTTCTCTTCCAGAACGCCTTTGAGGCCGCCTTCCTCTCCTTCCTCTCAAGGATACCGGAGCGGGTAGGCTATGCAAGGGACTTGAGGTCAGCCTTCCTCACCAGGGCGGTACCGGTGGACCGGGAGATAAAGAAGAGGCATCATGTTTTCTATTATCTGAACCTCGTCGAGGCCCTTGGGGGGCCGATGGAGGACGAAAAGGAAGCGCCGGTCCCGAAGCTGTATATAAGCGAGGAGGAGGCAGGCTGGGCAAGCGAATTCCTTGAGAAAAAGGGGCTTCCCGGCCGGCCTCTTTTCGGGGCCGCGCCTGGCGCGAGCTACGGCCCGGCAAAGATGTGGCCCCCGGAAAGGTTCTCATCTGTCCTTAAGGAGCTTACGGAGGCCCGGAAAGGCGCTGCCCTTGTCTTCGGCGGCCCGGACGATAAGGAAGCGTGCGGCGCGCTCAAGCGGGCGTACCCGCATGCTCTCGACCTTTCGGGAGCGCTAAATCTCAGGCAATCCATGGCGCTCATGTCGCTCCTCGACGCCTTTATAACGAACGACTCGGGGCCCATGCACATCTCAGCCGCCCTGGGCGTCCCGACAGTCGCGATATTCGGCTCGACCGATTCGGTCCTTACCGGGCCTGTAGGGGAAAAGACGGCTGTCGTCGGCAAGAAGATGGAATGCAGCCCCTGTTTTAAAAGGGAATGCAAATACGGACACTACGAGTGCCTGAGGGCCATAGAGGCGGGCGAGGTCCTGAAGGCAGCTAAAGGCTTACTTGCATGA
- a CDS encoding cation-translocating P-type ATPase: MNWYLKEYEEVLGALRSAPEGLTQEEAGRRLEEYGPNVLEEKKKRSVFAMFLDQFKDFMIIVLLAAAIVSGLIGEPADTIAIIVIVVLNAIIGFVQEYRAERAIAALKKMAAPSALVLRDGAPVAIPASMLVPGDIVVLEAGNIVPADLRLIEAARLFAEEAALTGESVPVEKHTRVLHEKDLPIGDRRNMAFSGTSVTHGRGKGVVAATGEETELGRIASLLEESEDIKTPLQKRLASFGQKLAIAVILISAAVFGIGMLRGEPALLMLLTAISLAVAAIPEALPAVVTISLALGAKRLVKQHALVRKLPAVETLGSITYICSDKTGTLTLNKMAVEESFIGGRLWKTGEKASGGASLEFMRAIALSNDAREGAEGTIGDPTEVALFNYAKEHGFEKNAVEKEFPRKDEIPFDPERKAMTTVHLLPDGRFMSVTKGALEVLLERSVDMLANEGRRPLDSAGLAAAGERMAADGLRVLCVAKREWDSVPEELKAGEVETGLTILGLAGIMDPPRDEAREAIADCKTAGIKPVMITGDHPITARVIAKRLGLIDGDDAKFIMTGRELEKLPMDEFEKRVEDIRVYARVAPEQKLKIVRALQDKGEFVAMTGDGVNDAPALKRSDIGVAMGITGTDVAKESSDMVLTDDNFATIVKSVRDGRRIFDNIRKFIKYTMTSNSGEIWTIFLAPFFGLPIPLLPIHILWINLVTDGLPGLALAAERSEKDVMKRPPRHPKESIFAQGLGAHIIWVGLLMGGVSILTQALSINTNAAPWQTMVFTVLCLNQIGHVLAIRSDTESLFTMGLFSNKPLLGAVLLTFGLQMAVIYVPFLNPIFKTEPLTMLELAATLALSSAVFIAVEFEKLFKRRMRRG; encoded by the coding sequence ATGAACTGGTATCTTAAGGAATATGAGGAAGTCCTGGGCGCGCTCCGCTCCGCTCCCGAAGGCCTCACGCAGGAGGAGGCCGGAAGGAGGCTCGAGGAGTACGGGCCGAACGTCCTGGAGGAGAAAAAGAAGCGGTCCGTGTTCGCCATGTTCCTCGACCAGTTCAAGGATTTCATGATAATAGTCCTCCTGGCCGCGGCAATCGTCTCGGGGCTCATAGGGGAGCCGGCCGACACAATAGCCATTATAGTCATAGTCGTCCTGAACGCGATCATAGGCTTCGTCCAGGAGTACAGGGCCGAGAGGGCGATAGCGGCGCTCAAGAAGATGGCCGCGCCCTCGGCGCTCGTCTTGAGGGACGGAGCGCCGGTCGCGATCCCGGCCTCCATGCTCGTGCCCGGCGATATCGTCGTACTGGAAGCCGGGAACATCGTTCCCGCTGACCTGAGGCTCATCGAGGCGGCGCGGCTCTTCGCTGAGGAGGCCGCTCTCACGGGCGAATCGGTTCCGGTCGAGAAGCACACCCGCGTTCTCCACGAAAAAGACCTCCCCATAGGCGACAGGAGGAACATGGCCTTCAGCGGGACCTCCGTTACCCACGGCAGGGGCAAGGGGGTCGTGGCCGCAACCGGCGAGGAGACCGAGCTCGGGAGGATAGCGTCGCTCCTCGAGGAAAGCGAGGATATAAAGACCCCCCTTCAGAAGAGGTTGGCGAGCTTCGGGCAGAAGCTCGCCATTGCCGTAATCCTCATCTCGGCCGCCGTCTTCGGCATCGGCATGCTCCGAGGGGAGCCGGCGCTCCTCATGCTCCTTACGGCCATCTCGCTCGCGGTTGCCGCGATACCCGAGGCCCTTCCCGCGGTAGTTACCATCTCCCTGGCCCTGGGGGCCAAGAGGCTCGTTAAGCAGCACGCCCTCGTTCGAAAGCTCCCGGCGGTAGAGACGCTCGGCTCCATAACCTACATATGCTCGGACAAGACCGGCACCCTCACACTGAACAAGATGGCTGTCGAGGAGTCCTTCATAGGCGGCAGGCTCTGGAAGACCGGGGAGAAGGCCTCGGGAGGCGCCTCTCTCGAATTCATGAGGGCCATCGCCCTCAGTAACGACGCGCGCGAGGGCGCTGAAGGGACCATCGGCGACCCCACGGAAGTAGCGCTTTTCAACTACGCGAAAGAACACGGCTTTGAAAAGAACGCGGTCGAAAAAGAATTCCCGAGGAAGGACGAGATACCCTTTGATCCTGAAAGAAAGGCCATGACGACCGTGCACCTTTTGCCGGACGGCCGGTTCATGAGCGTCACAAAGGGCGCGCTCGAAGTGCTCCTTGAGAGGTCAGTCGACATGCTCGCGAATGAGGGCAGGAGACCCCTCGACAGCGCCGGGCTGGCGGCAGCGGGAGAGAGGATGGCTGCAGACGGTCTCCGTGTGCTCTGCGTAGCGAAAAGGGAATGGGATAGCGTCCCCGAGGAGCTTAAGGCCGGAGAGGTGGAAACCGGGCTCACGATTCTGGGGCTTGCCGGCATAATGGACCCGCCGAGGGACGAAGCCAGGGAGGCCATCGCCGACTGCAAGACCGCCGGGATAAAGCCAGTGATGATAACGGGCGACCACCCGATAACCGCTCGGGTCATTGCGAAAAGGCTCGGCCTCATAGACGGCGACGACGCTAAATTCATAATGACCGGCCGGGAGCTTGAAAAGCTTCCTATGGACGAGTTCGAGAAAAGGGTTGAGGACATAAGGGTCTACGCGCGCGTGGCGCCTGAGCAGAAATTGAAGATAGTGCGGGCGCTCCAGGACAAGGGCGAGTTCGTGGCCATGACAGGCGACGGCGTCAACGACGCCCCGGCCCTCAAGAGGTCCGATATCGGCGTCGCAATGGGCATAACCGGCACCGATGTCGCAAAGGAATCCTCTGATATGGTTTTGACCGACGACAACTTCGCGACGATCGTGAAATCGGTAAGGGACGGCAGGAGGATATTCGACAACATAAGAAAGTTCATAAAATACACCATGACCAGCAACTCGGGCGAGATATGGACCATATTCCTTGCGCCCTTTTTCGGCCTCCCCATCCCGCTCCTCCCCATACACATACTCTGGATAAACCTCGTTACGGACGGCCTTCCCGGGCTCGCGCTCGCGGCCGAGCGCTCGGAGAAGGACGTAATGAAGAGGCCGCCCAGGCACCCGAAGGAGAGCATATTCGCGCAGGGTCTGGGGGCGCACATCATCTGGGTCGGGCTCTTGATGGGCGGCGTATCCATACTTACCCAGGCCCTGAGCATCAATACGAATGCTGCCCCCTGGCAGACGATGGTATTTACGGTCTTATGCCTCAACCAGATAGGGCATGTGCTCGCCATCAGGTCCGACACCGAATCGCTCTTCACGATGGGGCTTTTCTCGAACAAGCCCCTTCTCGGGGCGGTCCTCCTTACATTCGGGCTCCAGATGGCGGTCATCTATGTGCCGTTTCTTAACCCGATATTCAAGACAGAGCCGCTCACGATGCTCGAGCTTGCGGCGACGCTCGCGCTTTCGTCGGCGGTATTCATTGCGGTAGAGTTCGAGAAGCTATTCAAGAGGCGTATGAGGCGGGGGTAA
- the nadA gene encoding quinolinate synthase NadA, with amino-acid sequence MTHGEEMDGREEIKKEVRALLKERNAIMLAHNYQRDEVQEIADITGDSLALSQAAAESGAEVIVFCGVHFMAESAAILSPQKTVVLPRMDAGCPMADMITPEDLVREKEKRPGVPVVAYVNTSAAVKALSDICCTSANAVKVVDSLPEDRAYMIPDRNLSHYVSLRSKKRMEWWDGYCPTHERLTVQDVLKAKEENPEALFVCHPECRPEVVKLADHVCSTSGMYKFAASTSAKTLIIGTEMGILYRLRKENPEKKFVLPSKSLICPNMKLITLEDVRTSLIEMKNVVSVPEDIRARARAALDRMLAVPRDF; translated from the coding sequence ATGACGCATGGGGAAGAGATGGACGGCAGGGAAGAAATTAAAAAAGAGGTGAGGGCGCTCCTTAAGGAACGGAACGCCATAATGCTCGCCCACAACTACCAGAGGGACGAGGTCCAGGAGATTGCCGATATAACGGGCGACTCGCTGGCGTTGAGCCAGGCGGCGGCAGAAAGCGGCGCGGAGGTGATAGTCTTCTGCGGGGTGCACTTCATGGCAGAGAGCGCGGCCATACTATCACCGCAAAAGACTGTAGTACTGCCGAGGATGGACGCGGGCTGCCCAATGGCAGACATGATAACCCCTGAAGACCTCGTAAGGGAAAAGGAGAAGAGGCCCGGCGTGCCGGTTGTCGCGTACGTAAATACCAGCGCCGCGGTCAAGGCATTAAGCGACATCTGCTGCACCTCGGCCAATGCCGTCAAGGTTGTCGATTCGCTACCCGAAGACCGGGCCTACATGATCCCGGACAGGAACCTCTCCCATTATGTCTCGCTCAGGTCGAAGAAGCGGATGGAATGGTGGGACGGCTACTGCCCGACCCACGAGAGGCTCACGGTTCAAGATGTGCTGAAGGCCAAAGAGGAGAACCCTGAAGCCCTCTTCGTCTGCCACCCGGAGTGCAGGCCCGAGGTCGTGAAGCTCGCGGACCACGTCTGCTCTACCTCAGGCATGTACAAGTTCGCGGCCTCTACGAGCGCAAAGACCCTGATAATAGGCACCGAGATGGGCATACTCTACAGGCTCAGGAAGGAAAACCCGGAGAAGAAGTTCGTCCTGCCGTCAAAGTCCCTCATTTGCCCCAACATGAAGCTCATAACGCTTGAGGACGTAAGGACGAGTCTCATAGAGATGAAGAACGTGGTAAGTGTCCCCGAGGATATAAGGGCGAGAGCCAGGGCCGCGCTCGACAGGATGCTCGCGGTGCCGAGGGATTTCTGA
- the amrA gene encoding AmmeMemoRadiSam system protein A codes for MPIGEREKKELLRIAREAIEARARRTAASFKIDNASGALNEDSGAFVTINRKGRLRGCIGVFASKDPLWKTIERMAAAAAAEDPRFVPVGEDELPDLDIEISVLTPLRKIADPEEVEVGRHGLVIALGNKRGALLPQVATEHGFDRETFLSEACVKAGLKPDAWKEGASIYVFEAEVFGGKKLAHP; via the coding sequence ATGCCGATAGGCGAAAGGGAAAAAAAGGAACTCCTGAGGATAGCGCGGGAAGCGATAGAAGCCAGGGCCCGAAGGACCGCAGCGAGCTTTAAAATTGATAACGCCTCAGGTGCCTTGAACGAGGACTCAGGCGCGTTCGTGACCATAAACAGGAAAGGGCGTCTCCGGGGCTGCATAGGCGTTTTCGCCTCAAAAGACCCGCTCTGGAAGACCATAGAGAGGATGGCGGCTGCGGCCGCCGCCGAGGACCCGAGGTTCGTGCCAGTCGGCGAGGACGAGCTTCCGGATCTGGATATAGAGATTTCGGTACTTACGCCTTTAAGGAAGATAGCGGATCCGGAGGAGGTGGAGGTGGGCCGCCACGGCCTCGTCATCGCGCTCGGGAATAAGCGCGGCGCTCTCCTTCCGCAGGTTGCTACCGAACACGGCTTCGACAGGGAGACCTTCCTTTCCGAGGCATGCGTAAAGGCCGGCCTCAAGCCTGACGCATGGAAGGAAGGCGCGTCGATATACGTATTCGAGGCGGAGGTGTTCGGGGGAAAGAAGCTGGCGCACCCGTAG
- a CDS encoding bacteriohemerythrin — MTTQWNDFYLMGLDVMDAQHMELVKRVNVLLEAMRDGRGAEEVAVLIRFLEAYAVEHFSAEERLMSSRPEIDFSTHKAQHHFLRRALANFKDKYRARGASASLALNLQQNLLQWLRNHMMITDKKFASIFNGN, encoded by the coding sequence ATGACAACACAGTGGAACGATTTTTACTTGATGGGCCTGGATGTGATGGATGCGCAGCATATGGAGCTGGTCAAAAGGGTTAATGTCCTGCTCGAAGCCATGCGGGATGGGAGAGGCGCGGAGGAAGTGGCGGTCCTGATCAGGTTCCTCGAAGCATACGCGGTCGAGCACTTCAGCGCGGAAGAGCGGCTTATGTCATCAAGGCCTGAAATCGATTTCAGCACGCATAAGGCGCAGCACCATTTTTTAAGGCGGGCCCTGGCCAACTTCAAGGATAAATACCGGGCCCGGGGTGCATCCGCCAGCCTGGCCCTGAACCTGCAGCAGAACTTATTGCAATGGCTCAGAAATCACATGATGATAACCGACAAGAAGTTCGCAAGCATATTTAACGGGAACTGA
- a CDS encoding chemotaxis protein CheW encodes MGIPSASGPVQYLTFMLEDEVFALEISQVKEVLDFTSITKVPRMPEFMRGVINLRGNVVPVLDLRLKLGLSGKGDTKDTCIIIAEVGYEGAQTVIGALADSVREVISLEEAQIEPPPRIGMTMDSAMIKGMGKRGQEFVIILDSGRVFTAEEIKTAHLADETGRHGPEAEAVTA; translated from the coding sequence ATGGGCATTCCATCCGCTTCCGGACCGGTACAATACCTGACCTTCATGCTCGAGGACGAGGTCTTCGCTCTTGAGATATCTCAGGTAAAGGAGGTGCTCGACTTCACATCCATCACAAAGGTGCCTCGTATGCCGGAGTTCATGAGGGGAGTCATAAACCTGAGGGGGAACGTCGTCCCGGTACTGGACCTCAGGCTCAAGCTGGGCCTCTCCGGGAAGGGCGACACCAAGGACACGTGCATAATAATCGCCGAGGTCGGTTACGAGGGCGCGCAGACGGTAATAGGGGCATTGGCGGACTCGGTCCGGGAGGTTATAAGCCTTGAGGAAGCTCAGATAGAGCCCCCTCCCAGGATAGGCATGACCATGGATTCGGCAATGATAAAGGGGATGGGGAAGCGGGGCCAGGAGTTCGTGATCATATTGGATTCCGGGCGCGTCTTCACGGCGGAAGAGATAAAGACCGCCCATCTGGCGGACGAAACCGGCCGTCACGGGCCAGAAGCCGAGGCCGTAACCGCCTAA
- a CDS encoding HAMP domain-containing protein has product MSTKDRETLQEALRMNIELKQAVWLVSEYAGRERATLGDFVSSRRPVDPAALERLNTFRAVVDINIKPILRLKGAAGIEAEVMRSVSEMEKVFLGSFGEVRKGVYAETSTGNYPVTGKEWVEKSSEGIDSILNVSEAVGSMVSSKLAAELKGYKRSMIMDSALLAAASAICFIAVFFITKKVIGPMNYLKEAMSEIERTGNIALKLKVGSRDECGQMAETFNRMMGHIHSIINDINNSVEQLASSSEELNGSAQQISSGATEQASSIEETSTAMEQMASNIRQNTSNASETEAIATKSASDALKSGKAVAETVGAMKDIAARISIIEEIARQTNLLALNAAIEAARAGEHGKGFAVVASEVRKLAERSQAAAGEIGKLSTASVHTAEETGEMLAMLVPDIQKTAELVKEITSASNEQSAGADQINKAIQELDHIIQQNASGAEELSATSEELAAQATRLQSAIAYFQLENGKNAGAGPARRSKTHAVSRIAQFRQPEANGAPGAGIRVQEAY; this is encoded by the coding sequence ATGTCCACAAAGGACCGGGAGACCCTGCAGGAAGCGCTCAGAATGAATATCGAGCTCAAGCAGGCAGTTTGGCTTGTGAGCGAGTATGCCGGACGGGAGCGCGCCACTTTGGGCGATTTCGTCAGCTCGAGGAGACCGGTTGATCCTGCCGCCCTCGAGAGGCTCAATACGTTCAGGGCGGTCGTGGACATCAACATAAAACCGATACTGCGCCTTAAGGGAGCCGCGGGGATAGAAGCAGAGGTCATGAGGTCCGTATCGGAGATGGAAAAGGTCTTCCTCGGCTCCTTCGGCGAGGTCAGAAAAGGCGTCTATGCGGAGACTTCCACGGGTAATTATCCCGTAACGGGCAAGGAGTGGGTGGAAAAGAGCAGCGAAGGCATCGACAGCATACTCAATGTCTCGGAAGCCGTCGGGAGCATGGTGAGCTCAAAGCTCGCCGCCGAGCTGAAAGGATATAAAAGGAGCATGATAATGGATTCGGCCCTGCTCGCGGCGGCCTCGGCGATCTGCTTCATCGCGGTCTTTTTCATAACGAAAAAAGTCATAGGCCCGATGAATTACCTCAAGGAGGCCATGTCGGAGATCGAGCGGACCGGCAATATCGCTCTCAAGCTCAAAGTGGGTTCGCGGGACGAATGCGGCCAGATGGCCGAGACCTTCAACAGGATGATGGGGCACATACATTCCATAATCAACGACATCAACAACTCTGTCGAACAGCTCGCTTCCTCTTCCGAGGAGCTGAACGGCAGCGCCCAGCAGATATCCTCCGGCGCAACCGAGCAGGCCTCCTCCATAGAGGAGACCTCGACCGCGATGGAGCAGATGGCCTCGAACATAAGGCAGAACACCTCGAACGCAAGCGAGACCGAAGCGATAGCCACCAAGTCGGCCTCTGACGCTCTCAAAAGCGGAAAGGCGGTGGCCGAGACTGTAGGCGCGATGAAGGATATCGCCGCCAGGATATCCATCATCGAGGAGATAGCGAGACAGACGAACCTGCTTGCATTGAATGCCGCTATCGAGGCGGCGAGGGCCGGGGAGCACGGCAAGGGCTTTGCGGTCGTGGCCTCCGAGGTCAGGAAGCTTGCCGAAAGGAGCCAGGCCGCGGCCGGGGAGATAGGCAAGCTCTCCACCGCCAGCGTGCACACGGCCGAAGAGACCGGCGAGATGCTCGCCATGCTCGTGCCTGACATACAGAAAACGGCCGAGCTCGTTAAAGAGATAACCTCCGCAAGCAACGAGCAGAGCGCGGGAGCCGACCAGATAAACAAGGCCATCCAGGAGCTCGATCACATAATCCAGCAGAACGCAAGCGGGGCCGAGGAGCTGTCGGCGACCTCCGAGGAGCTCGCAGCACAGGCGACCAGGCTTCAAAGCGCAATAGCTTACTTCCAGCTCGAAAACGGGAAGAATGCGGGGGCCGGGCCGGCCAGGCGCTCTAAAACCCATGCGGTTTCCCGGATCGCGCAGTTCAGGCAGCCGGAGGCAAATGGCGCTCCCGGCGCAGGGATAAGAGTCCAGGAGGCCTATTAA
- a CDS encoding helix-turn-helix domain-containing protein: MPKTSLGKELERLRSELIRKTNEKWTQKKVAEKIGVTAQAYQNWMHGRRGKELDLGTLWKINETLQGDFSRLVRLARPDLYMYCTELCKEKHSQDLDMYPPDISSLISILLDLRVKKRSEFNKLKKIIEIVYY, translated from the coding sequence ATGCCGAAGACATCCTTAGGTAAAGAGCTGGAACGGCTCAGGTCTGAGCTTATCAGGAAGACCAACGAGAAGTGGACTCAGAAGAAGGTCGCCGAAAAAATAGGGGTTACTGCCCAGGCATACCAGAACTGGATGCACGGCAGGAGGGGGAAGGAGCTGGACCTCGGCACTCTATGGAAAATCAACGAAACGCTGCAGGGCGATTTCAGCCGGCTGGTAAGACTCGCGAGGCCGGACCTCTATATGTACTGTACGGAGCTTTGCAAAGAGAAGCATTCCCAGGACCTCGATATGTATCCTCCTGATATCTCAAGCCTGATCTCCATTTTGCTTGATCTGCGGGTAAAAAAAAGAAGTGAGTTCAATAAGCTTAAAAAGATAATCGAGATAGTCTACTACTGA